The DNA region ACCAGTGCGGCATCAATTCCGTCAAGGCTCGTCCCTGAAAGGAGACCGATATAGAGAGGCATGGCGTGATGAGGGCGAGAATACCACCAGAGGTGATTAAGGTTTGAAGCTGACTTCCGCCACCGAGAAACGGCGTATCAGGTTGAGTTGCGCCATTAGCTGATCGACTTGCTGCTGGAAGGCCTCATGGTGCTCGCGTTCCAGGGGTTGCGCTTGGGGCAGTTTCACGGTTAGCGGATTACGGTGTACACCATTGACCTGGAACTCATAGTGCAGATGAGGTCCGGTAGCGAGGCCGGTCCGACCGACGTAGCCAATTACCTGGCCCTGTTGCAGCCGTTTACCTGAGCGAACGCCGCGCGCGATACGTGACATATGCGCATAGAGGGTAGAGTAGCTCTGACCGTGCTGGAGTATCACCGTCCTCCCGTATCCGCCCTTGACACCTGCGAACACGACTTTGCCGTCGCCGGCCGCCTTAATGGGTGTGCCAACACTGGCCGCGTAGTCGACACCTCGATGAGGACGTTTCTTGCCCAGTACAGGATGCCAGCGCTCGCCCTGAAAACGTGAACTGATGCGACGGAAATCTACGGGTGAGCGGAGGAAGGCTTTCCTCATACTGTGACCCTCGGGGGAATAGTAATCGCTCACACCGTCGGGCTTGGTAAATAGTACCGCCTGAACCTGATGACCCTGGTTGATGAATTCGGCGGCGACAATCCGTCCATCGTCTACCTTCTCACCATCCAGGAACAACTCCTCGTAAACGAGTGAGAATTGGTCGCCACTGCGGATATCCAGGGCAAAATCGATATCCCAGCCGAATATCGCCGCCAACTCCATGGTTAAGCGATTCGAGAGTCCTGACTGTGTAGCTGCGGTAAACAGCGAGTCTTCGATCGTTCCGTGTGCCCGGGTGAGGCGTTTCTCATAAGTTTTCTCGACAAGTTCTGCGCTAAAGCCTTCCATGCCCCGTTCGATGCGCAGAATCCTGGTCGGCTCTTTTTCGTAAACCAGCCGCTGAAGTCGCCCCTTTTCATCGACCGCCATTTGGATATCATCGCCAGGAAAGATGCGGGTCAGTTCGACGGCCGGCTCGCCCAGACGCATCAGCTGTTGGAGCTCTGCCGCGCTCAAGCCGTGCCGGTGAAAGAGGCCGGCAAGGGTATCCCCCTTCTTGACTTTCAGGGTCTGCCAGGATAACTCCGGCGAGGGTTGGGCGACTGGCTCCGGAATGGGGGCGTTCAACGAGCCCCCTTCGGGGTTGGGGATCTCGAGCTCAACAGATACCTGTGCCGCCAGTACATCGGCTTTCGGTGCCTGATCAGGGCTGGTGACAACCGATAAATCCTGGGTAGTACCGGTTTGTTGGGTGCCGAATCCGAATAATCCCGTTACCACTAAGGGTCCAAATACCACGGCAATCAACGGTAAACGGGATTGTTTCCGCTTCCGCGAAGGCTGGTCACACAGTCTGGACTTATAGTCATGCATTATTTAGATGTTCTAATCCTGTGTTTCAGCAGGAATTTTGCCAGATACCATAGCTGCAAGATATGCCAGGGTCAATGGCGGCCATCGGGTTAATGGGTTGCTCTGTCTGTTGCTGATGGACTGTTTGGCAGCCGGTTCTTGTTTGCCGAGGGGCGGAGAATTAGGATGTTAGCCCTTTTGAAGGCTCGGTCCCGCGCAGTTGCTGCGAACTGCGCATAAGCGCACATCTATAATAAGGAGTCGATATTCCATGCATACGTTGGCGGAGTCGCTTGCGCTCATAAAAAGAGGGGCTCAAGAGGTCCTTGTCGAGGACGAGCTGATTCAAAAGCTCGAACGCAACAGCCCCCTTCGCGTCAAGGCGGGATTCGATCCTACGGCACCGGATCTGCATATGGGACACACGGTGCTGATCAACAAACTACGCCAGTTCCAGGATTTGGGGCACGAGGTCATGTTCCTGATCGGCGATTTCACGGGAATGATCGGCGATCCAACCGGGAAAAATATTACCCGGAAACCGTTAACCCGAGATGAGGTGATCGCCAATGCGGAGACCTATGAGCAGCAGATCTTCAAGATCCTCGATCCGGAAAAGACGCTGGTCATGTTCAACTCCAGTTGGATGGGTGAGATGAGCGCTGCGGGGATGATCGAGTTGGCGGCTCAGCAGACTGTAGCCCGTATGTTGGAGCGTGACGACTTCTCCAAACGTTACGCCGCTGGCCAACCGATTGCCATTCACGAATTTCTCTACCCCTTGGTGCAGGGTTACGACTCTGTGGCGATGCGGGCGGACGTCGAGTTGGGAGGGACCGACCAGAAGTTCAACCTGCTGGTTGGTCGCGATCTCCAGAAGCATTTTGGCCAGGAACCGCAGATAGTCCTGACAATGCCCCTTCTGGAGGGCCTGGACGGGGCCCAGAAAATGTCGAAATCGCTGGGTAATTACATTGGTATCACCGATCCGCCAAACGAAATGTTTGGAAAAGTAATGTCGATTTCAGACGACCTGATGTGGCGCTACTTCGAGCTGCTGAGCTTTCGGCCGTGGGATGAGATCGAGAAGCTGCGTGCCGAAACCGACGCTGGGCTGAACCCTCGGGATGTGAAGGTTCAGCTGGCGCATGAGCTGGTTGAACGTTTTTACAGTCAGCGAGAAGCACGGCAGGCGCATGATGAGTTCGTCGCACGGTTTCGCCATGGGGCCATGCCAGAGGATATCGCGGAGCTTACTCTGACCTCCGACGGCAAAGGTGTCCCAATTGCCAATCTCCTAAAAGAGGCCGGGTTGACCGAAAGTACCTCTGAGTCCTTGCGCATGATCAAGCAGGGTGCAGTACGCATCGATGGCGAGCGCCTGGCAGCCAGCGATCTCTGTTTGAAGCCGGGATCCTGTCATGTCTATCAGGTCGGAAAGCGCCGCTTTGCCAGGGTCACAGTGGCGCAATAGTTGGGATCTGATAGGGCTAAAATCGACGCTTCAGAATAAATCATCGACCCCCTGTTGACGGTCCTTGGCAAGCCTGTATAATTCGCGGCCTTGGGTCACTCGTGGCCCTGATTTGAAGGGGTTCTTCCGGTCAGTTTTACCTTGCGGGGTGTTGACGGAAACGTGGAACAGGCTATAATGCTCCTTCTTTGTCGCACGCGTTTATCCGCTGCGATTATGCTCTTTAAAAACCAATTCAAGTAACTTGTGTGGGCGCTCGCGTCGATGGTTTGGTTGCAGATGAACCTCGATGAAGAGTGACCTGGCAAGCGTCAAAACCTGTCAGTAATCGATTCATTGAAAAAGGATTGGTCACCCAAAGTGACTATCAAACTTAAACTGAAGAGTTTGATCCTGGCTCAGATTGAACGCTGGCGGCATGCTTAACACATGCAAGTCGAACGGTAACAGGCCCTTCGGGGTGCTGACGAGTGGCGGACGGGTGAGTAATGCGTAGGAATCTGCCTAGTAGTGGGGGACAACCTGGGGAAACTCAGGCTAATACCGCATACGCCCTACGGGGGAAAGCGGGGGATCTTCGGACCTCGTGCTATTAGATGAGCCTACGTCGGATTAGCTTGTTGGTGGGGTAAAGGCCTACCAAGGCGACGATCCGTAGCTGGTCTGAGAGGATGATCAGCCACACTGGGACTGAGACACGGCCCAGACTCCTACGGGAGGCAGCAGTGGGGAATATTGGACAATGGGCGCAAGCCTGATCCAGCAATGCCGCGTGTGTGAAGAAGGCCTGCGGGTTGTAAAGCACTTTCAGTTGGGAGGAAAAGCCTAAGGCCAATACCCTTGGGTCTTGACGTTACCAACAGAAGAAGCACCGGCTAACTCCGTGCCAGCAGCCGCGGTAATACGGAGGGTGCAAGCGTTAATCGGAATTACTGGGCGTAAAGGGCGCGTAGGTGGTTCTGTAAGTCGGGTGTGAAAGCCCCGGGCTCAACCTGGGAATTGCATTCGATACTGCAGAACTAGAGTATGGTAGAGGGAAGTAGAATTCCCGGTGTAGCGGTGAAATGCGTAGATATCGGGAGGAATACCAGTGGCGAAGGCGGCTTCCTGGACCAATACTGACACTGAGGCGCGAAAGCGTGGGTAGCAAACAGGATTAGATACCCTGGTAGTCCACGCCGTAAACGATGAGAACTAGCCGTTGGGGGGTTTAAACCCTTTAGTGGCGCAGCTAACGCGATAAGTTCTCCGCCTGGGGAGTACGGCCGCAAGGTTAAAACTCAAAGGAATTGACGGGGGCCCGCACAAGCGGTGGAGCATGTGGTTTAATTCGATGCAACGCGAAAAACCTTACCTGCCCTTGACATCCTCGGAACTTGTCAGAGATGACTTGGTGCCTTCGGGAACCGAGTGACAGGTGCTGCATGGCTGTCGTCAGCTCGTGTCGTGAGATGTTGGGTTAAGTCCCGTAACGAGCGCAACCCTTGTCCCTAGTTGCCAGCACATAATGGTGGGAACTCTAGGGAGACTGCCGGTGACAAACCGGAGGAAGGTGGGGATGACGTCAAGTCATCATGGCCCTTATGGGCAGGGCTACACACGTGCTACAATGGCCGGTACAGAGGGCTGCCAACCCGCAAGGGGGAGCTAATCCCAGAAAACCGGTCGTAGTCCGGATCGGAGTCTGCAACTCGACTCCGTGAAGTCGGAATCGCTAGTAATCGCGAATCAGCATGTCGCGGTGAATACGTTCCCGGGCCTTGTACACACCGCCCGTCACACCATGGGAGTTGGCTGCAAAAGAAGTGGGTAGTCTAACCTTCGGGAGGACGCTCACCACTTTGTGGTTAATGACTGGGGTGAAGTCGTAACAAGGTAGCCGTAGGGGAACCTGCGGCTGGATCACCTCCTTTCTAGAGAAAGCGACCGATCGCGTCGCGAGCTCCCACACAAGTTACTTGAAACCAAAGGTTCCAGAGCACCGGGTCTGTAGCTCAGTTGGTTAGAGCGCACCCCTGATAAGGGTGAGGTCGGTGGTTCAAATCCACCCAGACCCACCACTCATTCGGGGGCCATAGCTCAGCTGGGAGAGCACCTGCTTTGCAAGCAGGGGGTCGGCGGTTCGATCCCGCCTGGCTCCACCATGAGATGAGTAGCAAGCGTCCGCCTCGGCGGGCGTTTTCTTCTGGTCTTATGACTGGGACGGGCAAAGCCCGGAACTGTTCTTTAAAAATTCGGAAAAGTTGTTGAAGGCGCGAGATAGATTTCTCAAATCTATCTCAGGGTATGTTGCATTTGAGACCAGCGCCATAGGCTCCAGACTGATTGGGGTTATATGGTCAAGTGAATAAGCGCATACGGTGGATGCCTTGGCAGCAGGAGGCGATGAAGGACGTTGTAGCTTGCGATAAGCCTCGGGGAGCCAGCAAACAGGCTTTGATCCGGGGATTTCCGAATGGGGAAACCCACCGCTTTGGCGGTATCGCACACTGAATACATAGGTGTGCGAGGCGAACCCGGGGAACTGAAACATCTAAGTACCCGGAGGAAAAGAAATCAACCGAGATTCCCTTAGTAGCGGCGAGCGAACGGGGACTAGCCCTTAAGCTTGGGTGCGGTTAGTGGAACGGTCTGGAAAGTCCGGCCATAGCGCGTGATAGCCGCGTACATTAAAACCCATCCCAAGTGAAATCGAGTAGGTCGGGACACGTGTTATCTTGACTGAATATGGGGGGACCATCCTCCAAGGCTAAATACTCCCTGCTGACCGATAGTGAACCAGTACCGTGAGGGAAAGGCGAAAAGAACCCCGGTGAGGGGAGTGAAATAGAACCTGAAACCGTATGCGTACAAGCAGTGGGAGCCCCTTCGGGGGTGACTGCGTACCTTTTGTATAATGGGTCAGCGACTTACTTTCAGTGGCAAGCTTAACCGTTTAGGGGAGGCGTAGGGAAACCGAGTCTTAATAGGGCGTTTAGTCGCTGGGAGTAGACCCGAAACCGGGCGATCTAGCCATGGCCAGGGTGAAGGTGGGGTAATACCCACTGGAGGCCCGAACCGGGATCTGTTGAAAAAGATTCGGATGAGCTGTGGCTCGGAGTGAAAGGCTAATCAAGCCCGGAGATAGCTGGTTCTCCCCGAAAGCTATTTAGGTAGCGCCTCGTGTCTCACTCCTGGGGGTAGAGCACTGTTTCGGCTAGGGGGCCATCCCGGCTTACCAAACCGATGCAAACTCCGAATACCAGGAAGTGCAATCACGGGAGACACACGGCGGGTGCTAACGTCCGTCGTGGAAAGGGAAACAACCCAGACCGCCAGCTAAGGTCCCAAAATCACAACTAAGTGGGAAACGATGTGGGAAGGCCCAGACAGCCAGGAGGTTGGCTTAGAAGCAGCCATTCTTTAAAGAAAGCGTAATAGCTCACTGGTCGAGTCGGCCCGCGCGGAAGATTTAACGGGGCTAAGTTGTGTACCGAAGCTGCGGATGCGTACTTGTACGCATGGTAGGGGAGCGTTCCGTAGGCCTGCGAAGGTGTGCTGTAAGGCATGCTGGAGGTATCGGAAGTGCGAATGCTGACATGAGTAACGATAATGCGGGTGAAAAGCCCGCACGCCGAAAGCCCAAGGTTTCCTGCGCAACGTTAATCGGCGCAGGGTGAGTCGGCCCCTAAGGCGAGGCTGAAAAGCGTAGTCGATGGGAAACAGGTTAATATTCCTGTACCTCGCGTTACTGCGATGGGGGGACGGAGAAGGCTAGATCAGCCGGGTGTTGGATGTCCCGGTTTAAACGTGTAGGGAGTGCTCTTAGGCAAATCCGGGAGCGCAATCCTGAGACGTGATGACGAGGACCCATGTGGTCTGAAGTGATCGATGCCCTGCTTCCAGGAAAATCCTCTAAGCTTCAGGTAACGCAAGACCGTACCCCAAACCGACACAGGTGGGCAGGGTGAGAATCCCAAGGCGCTTGAGAGAACTCGGGTGAAGGAACTAGGCAAAATGGTACCGTAACTTCGGGAGAAGGTACGCCTCTGCTGGTGATGAGACTTGCTCTCTGAGCTGGTGGGGGCCGCAGTGACCAGGTGGCTGCGACTGTTTATTAAAAACACAGCACTCTGCAAACTCGTAAGAGGAAGTATAGGGTGTGACGCCTGCCCGGTGCCGGAAGGTTAATTGATGGGGTTAGCTTCGGCGAAGCTCTTGATCGAAGCCCCGGTAAACGGCGGCCGTAACTATAACGGTCCTAAGGTAGCGAAATTCCTTGTCGGGTAAGTTCCGACCTGCACGAATGGCGTAACGATGGCCACACTGTCTCCACCCGAGACTCAGTGAAATTGAAATCGCTGTTAAGATGCAGTGTACCCGCGGCTAGACGGAAAGACCCCGTGAACCTTTACTACAGCTTTGCACTGGACTTTGAGCCTGCTTGTGTAGGATAGGTGGGAGGCTTTGAAACCGGGACGCTAGTTCCGGTGGAGCCAACCTTGAAATACCACCCTGGCATGCTTGAGGTTCTAACCTAGGCCCGTTATCCGGGTCGGGGACAGTGTATGGTGGGTAGTTTGACTGGGGCGGTCTCCTCCCAAAGAGTAACGGAGGAGCACGAAGGTACCCTCAGCGCGGTCGGAAATCGCGCATTGAGTGCAAGAGCATAAGGGTGCTTGACTGCGAGACAGACATGTCGAGCAGGTACGAAAGTAGGTTCTAGTGATCCGGTGGTTCTGTATGGAAGGGCCATCGCTCAACGGATAAAAGGTACTCCGGGGATAACAGGCTGATACTGCCCAAGAGTCCATATCGACGGCAGTGTTTGGCACCTCGATGTCGGCTCATCACATCCTGGGGCTGTAGTCGGTCCCAAGGGTATGGCTGTTCGCCATTTAAAGTGGTACGCGAGCTGGGTTTAGAACGTCGTGAGACAGTTCGGTCCCTATCTGCCGTGGGCGTTAGAGACTTGAGGGGAGCTGCTCCTAGTACGAGAGGACCGGAGTGGACGTACCTCTGGTGTTCCGGTTGTCACGCCAGTGGCATTGCCGGGTAGCTACGTACGGAAGGGATAACCGCTGAAAGCATCTAAGCGGGAAGCCCACCCCAAGATGAGGTCTCTCTGGATCCTTGAGATCCCTAAAGGGCCGTGGAAGACCACCACGTTGATAGGCTGGGTGTGGAAGTGCAGTAATGCATGAAGCTAACCAGTACTAATTGCCCGTGAGGCTTGACCATATAACACCCAAGCAGTTTGTAGCGTTGGGTTGGTCGATCGCGACATATCCTGTGCCCAATACAACTTTTCCGATTTCGCAGTAGAGATGCTGCAACAAGCTTGCCTGGCGGCCATAGCGAGT from Pseudomonadota bacterium includes:
- a CDS encoding tyrosine--tRNA ligase → MHTLAESLALIKRGAQEVLVEDELIQKLERNSPLRVKAGFDPTAPDLHMGHTVLINKLRQFQDLGHEVMFLIGDFTGMIGDPTGKNITRKPLTRDEVIANAETYEQQIFKILDPEKTLVMFNSSWMGEMSAAGMIELAAQQTVARMLERDDFSKRYAAGQPIAIHEFLYPLVQGYDSVAMRADVELGGTDQKFNLLVGRDLQKHFGQEPQIVLTMPLLEGLDGAQKMSKSLGNYIGITDPPNEMFGKVMSISDDLMWRYFELLSFRPWDEIEKLRAETDAGLNPRDVKVQLAHELVERFYSQREARQAHDEFVARFRHGAMPEDIAELTLTSDGKGVPIANLLKEAGLTESTSESLRMIKQGAVRIDGERLAASDLCLKPGSCHVYQVGKRRFARVTVAQ
- a CDS encoding peptidase M23; protein product: MHDYKSRLCDQPSRKRKQSRLPLIAVVFGPLVVTGLFGFGTQQTGTTQDLSVVTSPDQAPKADVLAAQVSVELEIPNPEGGSLNAPIPEPVAQPSPELSWQTLKVKKGDTLAGLFHRHGLSAAELQQLMRLGEPAVELTRIFPGDDIQMAVDEKGRLQRLVYEKEPTRILRIERGMEGFSAELVEKTYEKRLTRAHGTIEDSLFTAATQSGLSNRLTMELAAIFGWDIDFALDIRSGDQFSLVYEELFLDGEKVDDGRIVAAEFINQGHQVQAVLFTKPDGVSDYYSPEGHSMRKAFLRSPVDFRRISSRFQGERWHPVLGKKRPHRGVDYAASVGTPIKAAGDGKVVFAGVKGGYGRTVILQHGQSYSTLYAHMSRIARGVRSGKRLQQGQVIGYVGRTGLATGPHLHYEFQVNGVHRNPLTVKLPQAQPLEREHHEAFQQQVDQLMAQLNLIRRFSVAEVSFKP